A DNA window from Jaculus jaculus isolate mJacJac1 chromosome 1, mJacJac1.mat.Y.cur, whole genome shotgun sequence contains the following coding sequences:
- the Catsper1 gene encoding cation channel sperm-associated protein 1 — protein sequence MASALSTSDQCRIQTAFPNESRTIIGGKWQMQHSNIKSGFTLRRERCASSAWFPGGSHHYGKHHHYGRYHHGGPRHSHEDLSHLSSTGLYNQRQATHHGGSYHHGTPHFHGEHHHGGHHPSEHQYHGGHHPSEHQYHGDHHGSDHHYHRDHHGSDHQYHRDHHLSDHHYYHRDHHGSDHQYHRDHHLSDHHYRRDHHPSDHQYHRDHHGSDHQYHRDHHLSDHHYHRDHHPSDHQYHRDYHPSDHHYYRDHHGSDHQYHRDHHPSDHHYYRDHHLREHQYHRDHHPRDHYSMEQHQTSQLSIPHKIHSTTDASHAHPGAKGSSPSLTTSHFTFRSRHSSKVHPQDTFNETSTWNEDEQYQKRKNRVQRAHKKLHSGNAFQWLWEKISLFFWTLRGMIRTLTQTLAFETFVFLVVCLNTAILVAQTFAELEIRGEWYFMVLDCIFLCIYVVEALLKLIALGLEYFYDPWNNLDFFIMAMAVLDFMLVQTNSLSYTFYNHSLFLILKVFKSMRALRAIRVLRRLSILTKVHEVTGTLSGSLPSIMAILALMFTCLFLFSVVLRALFRKSDPFRFQNIFTTLFTLFTMLTLDDWSLIYMDSRAKGAWYIIPILMIYIIIQYFIFLNLVIAVLVDNFQMALLKGLEKVKLEKAARANEKLLEDSLTELTKAEAEGKLSAGTLQMYFIERKFGTMTEKQRELHFQYLQLVASVEQHQQKFRSQASVIDEVVDAAFEAGEDDFGK from the exons ATGGCCAGTGCTCTCAGTACTAGTGACCAATGCCGCATTCAAACTG CCTTCCCGAACGAGAGCAGAACCATCATCGGTGGCAAGTGGCAGATGCAGCACAGCAACATCAAGAGCGGCTTCACGCTCAGGAGAGAGCGCTGCGCCTCCTCAGCGTGGTTTCCG GGTGGGTCCCACCACTATGGCAAACATCACCACTATGGTAGATATCACCATGGTGGGCCCCGCCACTCTCATGAGGATTTATCCCACTTATCTTCTACTGGGTTATATAATCAGAGGCAGGCTACCCACCATGGT GGGTCCTACCACCATGGAACTCCTCACTTCCACGGCGAGCATCATCATGGGGGTCACCACCCCAGCGAGCACCAGTACCATGGGGGTCACCACCCCAGCGAGCACCAGTACCACGGGGACCACCATGGCAGCGATCACCATTACCACAGGGACCACCATGGCAGCGATCACCAGTACCACAGGGACCACCACCTCAGCGATCACCATTATTACCACAGGGACCACCACGGCAGCGATCACCAGTACCACAGGGACCACCACCTCAGTGATCACCATTACCGCAGGGACCACCATCCCAGCGACCACCAGTACCACAGGGACCACCACGGCAGCGATCACCAGTACCACAGGGACCACCACCTCAGCGATCACCATTACCACAGGGACCACCACCCCAGCGATCACCAGTACCACAGGGACTACCACCCCAGTGATCACCATTACTACAGGGACCACCACGGCAGCGATCACCAGTACCACAGGGACCACCACCCCAGTGATCACCATTACTACAGGGACCACCACCTCAGAGAGCACCAGTACCACAGGGACCACCACCCCAGAGACCACTACTCTATGGAGCAGCATCAGACCTCCCAACTCTCTATACCACACAAGATCCACAGCACAACTGATGCCTCACATGCTCATCCAGGAGCCAAGGGCTCATCCCCGAGCTTGACTACTTCCCACTTTACATTTCGCTCCCGTCATTCCAGCAAGGTGCATCCCCAGGATACCTTCAATGAAACCAGCACCTGGAACGAAGATGAGCAGTATCAGAAGCGCAAAA ACCGGGTCCAACGGGCACATAAGAAGCTGCATTCTGGAAATGCTTTCCAGTGGTTGTGGGAAAAAATAAGCCTCTTCTTTTGGACTCTCCGTGGCATGATAAGGACACTGACGCAGACCCTGGCCTTTGAGACCTTCGTCTTCCTTGTGGTGTGCCTCAACACAGCCATACTTGTGGCCCAGACCTTCGCTGAACTTGAGATCCGGGGTG AGTGGTACTTCATGGTCTTGGATTGTATTTTCCTGTGCATCTACGTAGTAGAAGCCCTGCTCAAGTTAATTGCTTTGGGTCTGGAGTATTTTTATGATCCCTGGAACAATCTGG ACTTCTTCATCATGGCCATGGCCGTGCTGGACTTCATGCTCGTACAAACCAACTCTCTCTCCTACACCTTCTACAACCACAGTCTCTTTCTTATCCTCAAAGTCTTCAAGAGCATGCGGGCTCTGAGAGCCATCCGGGTGCTGAGGAGACTCAG CATCCTGACCAAAGTCCACGAAGTGACCGGGACGCTGAGCGGATCCTTGCCGTCCATCATGGCCATCCTCGCCCTCATGTTCACGTGCCTCT TTCTCTTCTCCGTGGTCCTCCGGGCACTATTCCGAAAATCGGACCCCTTCCGCTTCCAGAACATCTTTACCACCCTCTTCACCCTCTTCACCATGCTCACCCTGGACGACTGGTCCCTTATATATATGGACAGCAGAGCCAAGG GGGCCTGGTACATCATCCCCATTCTCATGATTTACATCATCATCCAGTACTTCATCTTCCTCAA CCTGGTGATTGCTGTGCTAGTAGATAACTTCCAGATGGCCCTGCTCAAAGGCCTAGAAAAAGTGAAGCTCGAG aaagCAGCCCGTGCCAATGAGAAGCTGCTAGAAGACTCACTGACAGAGCTCACCAAAGCAG AGGCTGAGGGGAAACTGAGTGCAGGTACCTTGCAGATGTATTTCATCGAGAGAAAGTTCGGGACCATGACAGAGAA ACAGCGGGAGCTCCATTTTCAGTACCTGCAGCTGGTGGCCTCTGTGGAGCAGCATCAACAGAAGTTTCGTTCCCAAGCATCTGTCATTGATGAGGTTGTGGACGCTGCATTTGAG GCTGGAGAAGACGACTTTGGGAAGTGA
- the Cst6 gene encoding cystatin-M, producing the protein MERPHFPLAMGLALLALCLLALCPDALAELRSRTRMTGERRGLSPNDPQVQKAAQAAVASYNMNSNSLYYFRDTQVIKAESQMVAGVKYYLTLEMESTECRKTRVSGDHMDLTTCPLATGVQQEKLRCDFEILDVPWKNTTQLLKHDCVQL; encoded by the exons ATGGAGCGTCCTCACTTCCCGCTGGCGATGGGTCTGGCCTtgcttgctctctgcctcctggctctGTGTCCCGATGCCCTCGCTGAGCTGCGGAGCCGGACCCGCATGACTGGAGAACGCCGGGGCCTGTCCCCCAATGACCCGCAGGTGCAGAAGGCTGCCCAGGCGGCTGTGGCCAGCTACAACATGAACAGCAACAGCCTCTACTACTTCCGAGACACCCAGGTCATCAAGGCAGAGAGTCAG ATGGTGGCTGGTGTCAAGTACTACCTGACGCTGGAGATGGAGAGCACAGAGTGTAGGAAGACCAGGGTCTCTGGAGACCACATGGATCTCACCACCTGCCCCCTGGCCACAGGAGTGCAGCAGGAG aagCTGCGTTGTGACTTTGAGATCCTTGATGTTCCCTGGAAGAACACCACTCAGCTTCTAAAGCATGACTGTGTGCAGCTGTAA